In the Tessaracoccus lacteus genome, CCGCGCCGCAGTCTCCCACGTGTGGGTGGTGTCCGACTCCGTCGGTCTGCTCGGCGCCGTCCTCACGCCGAAGCCACAGCACCACCGCCCCCGGTTGTTCACCTTCAACGTGCTGGGCGTCGCACCCCGCGGGCGCGGGCTCCAGGTCGGCTGGGCGCTGGTGGACCACAGCGTCGCACTGGCCAGCGCACTCGGGTACGCAGGCCTCGAGCTGCGCTCCAGCCCGCAGATGACCGCGGCCCACGCGCTGTACCGGCGCTACGGGTTTGTCCGGAGACCCGAGTTCGAGACCGCGGTCGTCGACTCCGGCCAGCGGCTCTTCGCCTTCACCTACCGCGTCGTCGATCCGGCGCCGACGACGCCCATCCCCTACCAGGAACCAGAGGTGGCCTGGGCCTTCCCCGGCCACCACGAGGAGGAAGCAGTGGACATCACAGAACTGAGGCCCATCGCCAGCAGCCCGCCCGAGCCCGGCGAGGACGCCCTCGGCGCCCTGCCGCCGGGAGCAAGGGTGCGCATCGACCCCACGAGTCTGCGGGGACGGGCGGCGGCCGCGGCGCTGACGGTCGCCGGGAGCGGTCAGCTGATCGACTGGGTTGATGCCCCGACCGCCGACCCGGAGCTCATCGTTGACGGCGCCGTCGTGCACATCGACCCCGCGACCCTCGCGCGCCGGGCCCTCCGGGGGACCCCGTGGTACCAGGCCGAGCAGGCTGCGCGCGTCGACCCGGTCGTCGCGCAGATCAGGGACGATCTGGTCGCCGGGCTGGAGGACGCGGTCTTCGCCGAGGACCCGGACACACGCACGGCCTCGCTTCGCCTCTTCTACGCCCGCCTCGGCAGGCTCGAGGCGTCGCTCGGCCGGGGGCGGTGGCTGGTGGGAGACAGGCCGTCGGTCGCGGATCTCGAGCTCTTCGCCGTGCTCATCGCGCTGGACCTGCAACAGCGCGCCCATCTCGCTCCCGGATCCGCGGCGGTGGCCGACTATCCTCGGCTGTTCGAGCTCGGCCGCAGGCTGCTCGCCGCCGGGGTGCTGCCACCCGAGATCCTCGCGGCGGTCGGGCTGGGTGGCACCGGCGAGTTGCTCTGGGGCGAGCCCCTGCCCGTCGAGGGGATCGATGACCTGCGCGCCGCGTGGCTGGCGCCAGCGAGCCAGCGCGAGGCGGTCGCATGACCGCCGTGATGGACGCCACGGGACGCCGACGCACCGGCAGACGCCTCGCCTGGCTCATCCTCCGCCGCCTCCTCGCGGCGGTCCTTGTGCTGTGGGTCGCGGTCACGCTGACCTTCATCGCTGTTCAGCTCACGCCCGGTGACACGGTGTCTCTGCTGCTGGGAGAGAACCGCAACGACCCTGAGCTCAGGGCTCAGACGATCGCCAGATGGGGACTCGACGAGCCGGTGTGGGTGCAGTACCTCACCTACCTCGCCCGCATCCCGAGCGGTGACCTCGGCATCTCGTACACCCTGCGCCGACCGGTCGCCGACCTGATCGCCGCAGGCATCGGCCCGACGCTGCAGCTCACGGCTGTCGCCGCGATCGCGGCCATCGTCATCGCGGTGGTCGGCGCCGTGGCCACGACCGCAGCGGTTCCGGGCCTTCGGCGCGCGGCGGGGGCGGTCGAGCTGGTGCTGTTGTCCGCGCCCCCGTTCTGGCTCGCCATCGTCCTGCTGTGGGGCATCAGCTTCCAGCTCGGCTGGTTCTCCATCGTGGAGCAGGGCAGCTGGCAGGCCCTCGTGCTGCCCGCAGCATCACTCGCCCTGCCCATCGGTGCCTACCTCACCCAGGTGCTGGTGGAGGGCATCGACCGGGCCATGGAGCAGCCATTCATCACCACCGCACGCTCGCGGGGCATCTCGCAGTTCGCTGCCAGAGCCCGCCACGCGCTCCGGCACGCCGCATTGCCGGCCATCCATCTCCTCGGCCTCATCGTCGGGTCGTTGCTCGGCGGGGCCGTGATCGTGGAGCAGGTCTTCGGCCGCCCCGGCCTCGGCCAGCTGGCCGTCGATGCGGTCACGGTCAAGGACATCCCCCTGATCCTCGGCGTCGCGCTCGTCAGCACGGCGGCGTTCGTCGTGGCCTCCACGGCCGCCGACATCGTTGCTCTCTCAGCGGACCCCCGGACGCGCGTCGCGGCGGGAGGATCACGATGACCAGCCAGACCATCTCGGTGTCCGGCCCCTTCACGCTCCGCAGGGTGGGCTCGTTGGGCCTCAGGACCCGGTGGGACGCAGTCCTCGCCGCGGCCGTACTCGCCCTCACGTTCGTGGCGGTGGTCGCGCCAGGGCTCCTCACCTCGGGCGACCCGCTCGCCGCTGATCCCCTGGCAGCCCACCAGCCGCCCAGCCTCGCCCACCCCGCGGGCACCGACATCCAGGGTCGCGACGTCCTGGTCCGCATCATCTACGGCGCCCGACACTCGGTGCTGATCGGGCTGGGGGCGACACTCGTTGCGGTGCTGCTCGGCGTGTCCCTCGGGGCGCTGGCCGGCGTGGCCAGGGGATGGATCGATCAGGCGGTCTCTCGGCTCGTCGACGTCGTCGCCGCCTTTCCCGAGGTACTCCTCGCACTGCTGATGATCGCCTTCACCGGCCGAGGCACGCTCAACCTCATCCTCGCCCTCGGCGTGGCAGGGCTGCCCAAGTACGCGCGCATCATCCGCGGCAACGTCCGGCTCGCCACAGCCTCCGGCTATGTGGAACAGGCAGCCACCTTCGGCGTCTCACGGACGCGGAGTCTCTTCAGGCACGTCCTGCCCAACGCGCTCGGTGCGCTCCCGGTGATGGTCACCATCGGCTTCGGAGGCGCGATCATCGGGTCCTCCAGCCTCAGCTTCCTCGGACTCGGCCCGCAGCCTCCCACCGCTGAGTGGGGGCTCATGCTGTCGGAGTCGCGCGCCTACCTGCGCCAGGCCTGGTGGACCGGCGTGTTCCCAGGCCTCGCCCTCACCACCATCGTCATCGCGGCCACCGCGCTCGGCCGCCAGCTCCAGACCGCATACGAGAGGCGCAACCGATGAACGCCCTGATCGAGCTCCGCAACCTCAACGTCACCTTCGAGACCCGTCGAAGGACAGTGCACGCCGTCCGGGGCATCGACCTTGAGATCGGTCGGGGCGAGGCGGTGGCTGTGGTGGGGGAGTCGGGCTCCGGCAAGTCCGTCACCGCCCGCACCCTCGTCGGGCTCACGGGGCAACGGGCGAGCATCACGGCCGACGAGTTCACGGTCCTTGGCCGCGACGCGCGCAGGTTCACCGAACGCCAATGGCGCTCGGTACGCGGCCGGCACATCGGGTTGGTGCTGCAGGACGCCCTCAGTTCGCTGGACCCGCTGCGGACGGTGCGTCGCGAGGTCGGAGAGGTCATCCGGGTCCACCGCACCGTGCCCCGACCTGAGGTGGGCGGAGCGGTGATCGAGGCGCTCGACAGCGTCGGGTTCCCCGACCCGGAGCGACGCGCCGACCAGTTCCCGCACCAGCTGTCCGGAGGGCTCCGCCAGCGGGCCCTGATTGCGTCGGCCGTGGCCGGTCGCCCCGAGCTCCTGATCGCGGACGAGCCCACCACCGCCCTCGATGTCACCGTCCAAGCCCAGATCCTGGCGCTGCTGCGTCGCCTTCGTGAGGAGGGCACCGCGATCCTGTTCATCTCGCACGACCTCGCCGTCGTGTCGCAGCTGGCCGACCGGATCCTTGTCATGCGCGACGGGGCCGTGGTGGAGCAGGGGCCGACCGCTGACGTGCTTGCCTACCCGCAGCACGAGTACACGAGGCAACTGCTGCGCGCGGTCCCATCCGCAGCCACCCGCGGGCAGCGGCTCGGCCTCGGGCCTGCGAGCCCCGGCCCGCACCCTGCGCCCGTTGCGGGGCGCGGCGGGCCCATCGTGCTGAGCGCCACAGACGTGCGCCAGTCGTTCGAACTGCCCCAAGGCGGGAGCCTCGCCGCCGTCGACGGCGTCAGCCTGGTGGTCCACCGCGGCCGCAAGGTCGGCATCGTGGGGGAGTCCGGTTCGGGCAAGAGCACCCTTGCCCGCGTCCTGCTCGGCCTGCAGCGGCCGGACGCTGGCACGGTGCTCGTCAACGGACGCCCATGGGGGGCCGACATCGCCGACCGGAGGGCGGTCCAGTTCGTCTCCCAGGACCCGCTCGGTTCCTTCGACCCGCGCTACAACGTCGGCGAACTCATCTCAGAGCCGCTCCGCGACGTGCTCGATGCACGCGATCGGGCCACACGCGTCGAGGAGGTGATGCGCTCCACGCACCTGGACACCGAACTGCTGACCGCCATGCCCCGCGCCCTGTCCGGCGGGCAGCGCCAGCGCGTGTCCATCGCCAGGGCGCTCGCGCTGAGGCCCGCTGTGCTCGTATGCGACGAGCCGGTCTCTGCCCTCGACGTCTCCATCCAGGCCGAGATTCTCGACCTGCTCGATGAGCTGGTCCGGACCACAGGAACGTCGCTGGTGTTCATTTCGCACGACCTCGGCGTGGTGCAGCACCTGGTCGACGACGTCCTCGTGATGAGCCACGGACGCATCGTCGAGGAGGGAGACGTGACGACGGTTCTCACCGAGCCGCGGCACCCCTACACGCGGGAACTGCTGGCGGCAGTGCCCCGGCTGAGCGGACATCGGAGCGCCGCATGAGGTTCAGCACCCAACGCATCAGGTGGTTGTGTCCACCGCCGCCCCGCAGGGCGGCCTGACCCCGCTACCCAGGAACAGACCACACAATCACAAGGAACAACCATGCCCAAGACCCATCGCCAGCTCAGCAGGCTGCACAGGACCGCGATCGTGGCCATCGGTGCCGCGCTCGCCCTTCCGCTGGCCGCCTGCGGGACCGGCCAGACCAGTCAACCAGCTCCGGCGGCCTCGTCGGCATCCCTCACCGAAGGGGGCACGCTCTACTGGGCGGTCGAGACGAAGCTGCAGACGGTCAACCCGCAGCGCAACGGCCAGGACAAGGCGACGCCCATCCTCCGCAACGCCTTCGACTCCTATCTGTACCGCACCGAGTCCGGCGAATACGAGCCCTGGCTCGCCCAGGCATACGACGTCTCCGACGACGGCACCACCGTCACCCTGACCCTGCGTGATGGCGTCACCTTCAGTGACGGCGCCAAGCTGGACGCGGACGCCGTCGTGGCGAACTTCGACAAGATCACCTCCGAGGGCTACCTCGCGTCGATCCCCGGAGGCCTTCGCTTCCTCACGAGCTACGAGAAGACCGCAGAAGACCAGGTCACCTTCACGCTCGAGAAGGCCGACGCGCTGTTCCTCCTCTACCTGTCGGCGACCGCATCCACCCCGCTGTCGCCTGACACGCTCACACTCGACCAGAGCGTCCTCGAGTCCGGTGGCCCCGAGCTCTCCGGCATCGGCCCGTTCACCATCGACGAGTTCACGCCCAACACGGAACTGTCGTTCGCCAAGCGGCCGGACTACGAGTGGGCGCCGGAGTCGATCGCAGGAGGACAGAAGGCGGCTCACCTGGACGAGGTGGTCTACCGCACCTTCGCAGAAGGTGCGACGCGCACGGGGGCCCTGCAACAGGACCAGGTGCAGATCTCCTCCGACATCCAGCCGGTGGACGTCGCGGTGTTCGAGGACAGCGACCAGTTCGACTACCAGCGCAACTACGTGTCCGGGCTGCCCTACACGCTGTACTTCAACGTGTCCAAGGCGCCACTGAATGACGCCGCGGTCCGGGAGGCCTTCGTCAAGGGGTTCGACCTCGACGCGATCCTCTCGGCCATCTACAACGGCGCGTTCGACCGGGCCACGGCTCCGGTCAGCGCCCGCGGCCCCTTCGCGGACCCGTCATCGCTCGACGACTACGCCACCGACATCGAGTCGGCCAACCGGCTGCTCGATGAAGCAGGCTGGACCGAGAGGAACAGCGACGGGATCAGGGTGAAGGACGGCACAACCCTGACCATCCGTGCGGTCTCCGGGGCGCCGTACGTCCGGGAGAGCCGGGACCAGCTCAACATCGCCATCGGGGCGGCCCTGAAGCAGAACGTCGGGATCGACTACCAGTTCCAGATCGAGGACACGGGCACCGAGACGGCTCGCACCGAGGCCAACGATTACGAGGTGTTCGACAACTCCTACGGAGGCGCTGACCCGGCAAGCGGCCTCGATCTGCTCTACCACTCCGACCCGAGCCGCGGATTCATCGCGAGGGGCAAGTTCCAGGACGCCACTCTCGACTCGCTGATCGACGAGGGACGTTTCACCACGGACCTCACGACCCGTAAGGAGAACTACACGGAGCTCCAGCACCTGGTGACCGGCAACTTCTGGGTTCTGCCGCTGTACCAGACGCAGGACAACCTCGCCTCGAGTGGGAAGGTGCACGACATCACCATCGACAAGGCGACGGGCCAGCCCTTCGGCGCCTTCACCATCTGGCTCGAGAGCTGATCCCACGGCGCCCAGACTCTGGCCCCGGATCGCCACCGGGCGGTCCGGGGCCAGAGTCGTCGCAGCATCAGGCGGAGGGCAGGTCGATGGTCAGATGGGCAGCGGCCTCCCGGGCGCGGGCGCGGGCCTCATCGACGTCCGCGCCGCGCGCCAGCGTCACGGCGACGCGACGGCGACCCTCCACCTTCGGCTTGCCGAAGAGCCTGAGCTGCGTCGTCTCGCCGGCCAGCGCGGCGTCCACGCCGCCGAACACCGGCACCCCCGTGCCCTCCGCCAGCACGGCGCACGACGCGGCCGCCGGGGCCTCCGGGCCGCCGATCCGCACCGCACCGCCGGCGTGCAGGCCGAGGATCGCGCGGGCGTGCAGCGCGAATTGCGACAGGTCCTGCGACACCATCGTGACCATGCCCGTGTCGTGGGGACGGGGGCTGACCTCGGAGAACAGCACGTCGTCTCCGACGATGAACAGCTCGACGCCGAACACCCCCCAGCCGCCCAGCGCCTCGGTGACGCGGCCCGCCACAGCCTGGGCGCGCTCCAGTGCGGCGGCGGACAGCGCCGCCGGCTGCCACGACTCGCGGTAGTCGCCGTCGACCTGCACGTGCCCGACGGGGTCGAGGAACGACGTGCCGCCCGCGTGGCGGACGGTCAGCAGCGTGATCTCGGAGTCGAATCTCACGAAGCCCTCGACGATGCAGCGCCCAGCGCCGGCGCGCCCGCCCGCCTGCGCGTGGGCCCAGGCCGCGGCGAGATCCTCGGCCGAGCGCAGCACCGACTGGCCCTTGCCCGAGGAGCTCATCACGGGCTTGAGGACGCATGGGAAGCCGACGGCGCGGGTCGCCGCGACCAGCTCGCGTTCGGTGTCGACGAAGCGGTAGGGGGAGGTCGGGAGCCCCAGCTCCTCGGCGGCGAGGCGGCGGATGCCCTCGCGGTCCATCGTCAGCTGCGTCGCCCTGGCCGTGGGTACCACGCGGATGCCGTCCGCCTCCAGCCCCGCGAGCACGGACGTGGCGATGGCCTCGACCTCGGGCACGATCACGTCCGGGCGCTCCATCATCACGACGGTGCGCATCGCGATCGGGTCGAGCATGTCGATGACATGGCTGCGGTGCGCCACCTGCATGGCGGGCGCGGCCGCGTAGCGGTCCACGGCGATCACCTCGGCCCCAAGGCGCTGCAACTCGATGGCGACCTCCTTGCCCAGCTCGCCTGCGCCGAGCAGCAGGACGCGCGTCGCGTCTGGGGTGAGGGGGGTGCCGATGCTCACGTGCGTCATGCGATCATCCAACCATCTGGCGACGTGCGATGCGTGGTTGTCAGCGGGTCACGCGCTGGCGCTGCGGCGCACGGCACCCATGCCGACGCTCCGGCGCGGTGGCGTAGCCGAGCACCGTGCAGCGGCGGGGCGTGAGGTCCGACGACGCGACGTGCCCACCTCGGCGGACGAGGCGGATGCCCGAGAGGTCGAGTGGGAACGTCGAGCCGACGAGGCGCACCCGGACCACCCCGTCGAGGGTCACGAAGCTCTCGACGACGCCCTCGCGCGCGGTGCCGGGGCGCAGCCGACCGTCGTAGGTGACGTGGTCTCCCACGCGGATGGGGGCCCCCGAGGCGCGCTCCGGCAGGGACACCAGGTCGGCGAGGTAGCGGTTCTCGTCGGCGTCGCCCGACGGGAAGGGGCGGGACATGGCGGCCAGTTCTGTCGCGCGCGCCCAGCGGGTCGTGGTGCCTCCGGTCAGGCGCAGCAGCAGCCAGGACTGGTCATCGCTGATGACCTCGTACTGGTCGGAGTTGTCGCGGAGGCGCACTGCACAGCCGTGCCTGTTGGGCATCTACCCGGTCACCCTTCCTGACCTGCCGGTCATCGCTTCGTCCCCCAGGATGCATCCTGCCAGGAACGGTCACATGCGCGGGGTCGGTTAAGGCAATTACTTGTCAGAGGCTGACGGGGGCGGGTCCCCACGCCTCGCGGTAGAACGCGATGCGGTCGGCGTCCGGCGCGATGCCGTAGGCCTCCCAGAACGGCGCCTGGTGGCCCGGCCCGTAGTTCCAGTCCAGCGACCAGGAGGCGATCGCCAGGTCGGCCCAGCGGTCCGCGACGCCGAGGTCGCCCAGGTCGACGTGCCCGACGAATCGCCCGTTGGAGCCGATGATCGTGTTGGGGGCGCAGGCATCGCCGTGCGCGATGACGAGGTGGTCGATGTCGGTCACATCACCCACCCAGCCGACCGGGCCGAACAGCGAGTCGTCCGGGTCGAGGGTGTGCAGCATCGCGAGGCCCTCGCCGACTGCTGCCGCGGCCCGGTCCGGCTCGGCCCGCCACCTGGCCGAGACGGCCGACTCGCCGCGCAGGGCCCCGGTCACGAGCAGCCACTGGTCGCCGTCGTCGACGAAGTCGAACACCCGCGGGCAGAGGTGACGGGAGCTGAGCCAGCTCATCCGCTCGGCCTCGTCGATCAGGTCGTCGCGGGAGAACTTGGCGAACAGGTCCTTGGCATCCTCGGCCACCAGCCGGGCAGTGATACCGCCATCCTCGTTGAGCCACACGAGCTCGGCCACGCGGCGGCCGTGCGTCGCGGCCCAACGGTCGATCAGCTCGGGGACCGGCGTGCCGGGCGGGGGAGTCGTCGAAAGCGCCATGATCCCAGGATCCTTGCACACTTCGGCTTCCGGCCCCCTATCCCGCACTCGCCACAGGCCCGCCCCAGGCGGCCGACATAGAATCCCCTGGTGCGCACAATCGTCCTGCTCGGCAGCACCGGCTCCATCGGCACCCAGACCCTCGACGTGATCTCATCGCGCCGCGACCAGTTCCGCGTCGTCGGCCTCGCGGCCGGCGGCGGCAACGTCGACCTGCTCGCCGCCCAGATCATCGAGTTCGAGCCGGAGGTCGTCGCACTCGCGAAGCCCGCCGCCGCGAATGCGCTGCAGCGCGCCCTCTACGCCGAGGCCGACCGGCGCGGCTGGAACGCCGGCGAGTATCAGCTGCCGAAGCTGTTGCTCGGCCCAGACGCCGCGACCCAGCTGGCCGCGGCCGACTGCGACGTCGTCGTCAACGCCATCACGGGCGCCGCCGGGCTGCTGCCGACGCTCGCCACGCTGAAAAAGGGCACGACGCTGGCACTGGCCAACAAGGAGTCCCTGGTCATCGGCGGGCGCCTGGTCACCGGCGCGGCACGCCCCGGCCAGATCGTGGCCGTCGACTCCGAGCATTCGGCCTTCGCGCAGGCCCTCCGATCCGGCCGCGCCGAGGAGGTCCGCCGCCTGATCCTCACCGCGTCCGGCGGACCATTCCGCGGCCGCACCCGCGACGAGCTCGTCGACGTCACGCCGCAGCAGGCCATGGCGCACCCCACCTGGGACATGGGCCGCGTCATCACCATCAACTCCGCCACCCTGGTCAACAAGGGCCTCGAGCTCATCGAGGCCGCGCTGCTCTACGATGTCGACCTCGACGATGTCGTCGTCACCGTTCACCCCCAGTCGGTCGTGCACTCCATGGTCGAGTTCCACGACGGCGCCACCATCGCCCAGGCCTCCCCACCCGACATGCGGCTGCCCATCGGCATCGCCCTGACCTGGCCCGAGCGGCTGGCCGACGCCTCCGCCCCCTGCGACTGGGCCACGGCCGCCACCTGGACCTTCGAGCCCCTCGACGCGGACACGTTCGGCGCCGTCGAGCTCGCGCGCACCGCAGGGAAGGCCTCCGGCACGGCCCCCGCCGTGTTCAACGCGGCCAACGAGGCGCTCGTGGATGCCTTCTGGGCGGGGCGCATCGGGTTCCTCGACATCACCGATATCAACGCGGAGGTCGTCGCGGAGCACCTGGCCGCCGGGCACGTCGCCGACGACGACCTCACGGTCGACGCCGTCCTGGCCGCCGACGCGTGGGGCCGGAGCCGTGCCGCCGAGATCGTGGACGAACGCGCGTGACCATCGTCCTCACCGTCGTCTTCGCGCTGCTGTTCTTCGCGCTGATCATGGCGTCCATCGCGCTGCACGAGGTCGGCCACCTCGTGCCGGCGAAGATCTTCGGCGTCAAGGTCACGCAGTACTTCGTCGGCTTCGGCAGGACGCTGTGGTCGCGTCGCCGCGGCGAGACCGAGTACGGCTTCAAGGCCGTGCCGCTGGGCGGCTACGTCCGGCTCGTCGGCATGTACCCGCCGGCCAGGGCCTCCGCGAAGCCCGGCTGGCTGACCAGGCTGGCCGACGACGCCCGCGCCGTCGAGTACGAGGAGATCACGCCGGCCGACGACGGCCGGCTGATGTACCAGAAGAAGACCTGGCAGAAGGTCGTCATCATGCTGGGCGGGCCCGCCATGAACCTGCTGCTCGCGTTCCTGATCTTCCTCGGGATCAACCTGTTCCACGGCACGTGGCAGGCGACGACCACCGTGGCCGCCGTCAGCGACTGCGTCATCTCCGCGGAGCGCGAGGACCGGACCTGCACCGACGCCGACCCCGTCACGCCGGCCAGCGAGGCGGGCATCGAGGTCGGCGACACCATCGTCGAGTTCAACGGCACAGCCATCGGCAGCTGGGACGAGATGAGCGAGCTCATCCGCGCCAACGGCGACGGGCCGGCGAGCATCGTCGTCGAACGCGACGGGGAGCGCGTCACCCTGCCGACCGTCAACACCGAGCTCAACCACGTCGCCGACACGCTCGACCCGAGCCGCTACGTCGAGGCCGGCTTCCTCGGCGTCTCACCCGGCAGCGAACTCGTGCACGGCGGCCCCGTCGCCACCGCGAG is a window encoding:
- a CDS encoding ABC transporter substrate-binding protein — translated: MPKTHRQLSRLHRTAIVAIGAALALPLAACGTGQTSQPAPAASSASLTEGGTLYWAVETKLQTVNPQRNGQDKATPILRNAFDSYLYRTESGEYEPWLAQAYDVSDDGTTVTLTLRDGVTFSDGAKLDADAVVANFDKITSEGYLASIPGGLRFLTSYEKTAEDQVTFTLEKADALFLLYLSATASTPLSPDTLTLDQSVLESGGPELSGIGPFTIDEFTPNTELSFAKRPDYEWAPESIAGGQKAAHLDEVVYRTFAEGATRTGALQQDQVQISSDIQPVDVAVFEDSDQFDYQRNYVSGLPYTLYFNVSKAPLNDAAVREAFVKGFDLDAILSAIYNGAFDRATAPVSARGPFADPSSLDDYATDIESANRLLDEAGWTERNSDGIRVKDGTTLTIRAVSGAPYVRESRDQLNIAIGAALKQNVGIDYQFQIEDTGTETARTEANDYEVFDNSYGGADPASGLDLLYHSDPSRGFIARGKFQDATLDSLIDEGRFTTDLTTRKENYTELQHLVTGNFWVLPLYQTQDNLASSGKVHDITIDKATGQPFGAFTIWLES
- a CDS encoding phosphotransferase; translation: MALSTTPPPGTPVPELIDRWAATHGRRVAELVWLNEDGGITARLVAEDAKDLFAKFSRDDLIDEAERMSWLSSRHLCPRVFDFVDDGDQWLLVTGALRGESAVSARWRAEPDRAAAAVGEGLAMLHTLDPDDSLFGPVGWVGDVTDIDHLVIAHGDACAPNTIIGSNGRFVGHVDLGDLGVADRWADLAIASWSLDWNYGPGHQAPFWEAYGIAPDADRIAFYREAWGPAPVSL
- a CDS encoding dipeptide ABC transporter ATP-binding protein → MNALIELRNLNVTFETRRRTVHAVRGIDLEIGRGEAVAVVGESGSGKSVTARTLVGLTGQRASITADEFTVLGRDARRFTERQWRSVRGRHIGLVLQDALSSLDPLRTVRREVGEVIRVHRTVPRPEVGGAVIEALDSVGFPDPERRADQFPHQLSGGLRQRALIASAVAGRPELLIADEPTTALDVTVQAQILALLRRLREEGTAILFISHDLAVVSQLADRILVMRDGAVVEQGPTADVLAYPQHEYTRQLLRAVPSAATRGQRLGLGPASPGPHPAPVAGRGGPIVLSATDVRQSFELPQGGSLAAVDGVSLVVHRGRKVGIVGESGSGKSTLARVLLGLQRPDAGTVLVNGRPWGADIADRRAVQFVSQDPLGSFDPRYNVGELISEPLRDVLDARDRATRVEEVMRSTHLDTELLTAMPRALSGGQRQRVSIARALALRPAVLVCDEPVSALDVSIQAEILDLLDELVRTTGTSLVFISHDLGVVQHLVDDVLVMSHGRIVEEGDVTTVLTEPRHPYTRELLAAVPRLSGHRSAA
- the purT gene encoding formate-dependent phosphoribosylglycinamide formyltransferase, which codes for MTHVSIGTPLTPDATRVLLLGAGELGKEVAIELQRLGAEVIAVDRYAAAPAMQVAHRSHVIDMLDPIAMRTVVMMERPDVIVPEVEAIATSVLAGLEADGIRVVPTARATQLTMDREGIRRLAAEELGLPTSPYRFVDTERELVAATRAVGFPCVLKPVMSSSGKGQSVLRSAEDLAAAWAHAQAGGRAGAGRCIVEGFVRFDSEITLLTVRHAGGTSFLDPVGHVQVDGDYRESWQPAALSAAALERAQAVAGRVTEALGGWGVFGVELFIVGDDVLFSEVSPRPHDTGMVTMVSQDLSQFALHARAILGLHAGGAVRIGGPEAPAAASCAVLAEGTGVPVFGGVDAALAGETTQLRLFGKPKVEGRRRVAVTLARGADVDEARARAREAAAHLTIDLPSA
- the dxr gene encoding 1-deoxy-D-xylulose-5-phosphate reductoisomerase, with product MRTIVLLGSTGSIGTQTLDVISSRRDQFRVVGLAAGGGNVDLLAAQIIEFEPEVVALAKPAAANALQRALYAEADRRGWNAGEYQLPKLLLGPDAATQLAAADCDVVVNAITGAAGLLPTLATLKKGTTLALANKESLVIGGRLVTGAARPGQIVAVDSEHSAFAQALRSGRAEEVRRLILTASGGPFRGRTRDELVDVTPQQAMAHPTWDMGRVITINSATLVNKGLELIEAALLYDVDLDDVVVTVHPQSVVHSMVEFHDGATIAQASPPDMRLPIGIALTWPERLADASAPCDWATAATWTFEPLDADTFGAVELARTAGKASGTAPAVFNAANEALVDAFWAGRIGFLDITDINAEVVAEHLAAGHVADDDLTVDAVLAADAWGRSRAAEIVDERA
- a CDS encoding ABC transporter permease — encoded protein: MTAVMDATGRRRTGRRLAWLILRRLLAAVLVLWVAVTLTFIAVQLTPGDTVSLLLGENRNDPELRAQTIARWGLDEPVWVQYLTYLARIPSGDLGISYTLRRPVADLIAAGIGPTLQLTAVAAIAAIVIAVVGAVATTAAVPGLRRAAGAVELVLLSAPPFWLAIVLLWGISFQLGWFSIVEQGSWQALVLPAASLALPIGAYLTQVLVEGIDRAMEQPFITTARSRGISQFAARARHALRHAALPAIHLLGLIVGSLLGGAVIVEQVFGRPGLGQLAVDAVTVKDIPLILGVALVSTAAFVVASTAADIVALSADPRTRVAAGGSR
- a CDS encoding GNAT family N-acetyltransferase is translated as MIGQDTTHIPEDLLRWGLGDGRELRLARTDEFDLVGALLQEAFTAGCWVTPRYLQHLGDIASRAAVSHVWVVSDSVGLLGAVLTPKPQHHRPRLFTFNVLGVAPRGRGLQVGWALVDHSVALASALGYAGLELRSSPQMTAAHALYRRYGFVRRPEFETAVVDSGQRLFAFTYRVVDPAPTTPIPYQEPEVAWAFPGHHEEEAVDITELRPIASSPPEPGEDALGALPPGARVRIDPTSLRGRAAAAALTVAGSGQLIDWVDAPTADPELIVDGAVVHIDPATLARRALRGTPWYQAEQAARVDPVVAQIRDDLVAGLEDAVFAEDPDTRTASLRLFYARLGRLEASLGRGRWLVGDRPSVADLELFAVLIALDLQQRAHLAPGSAAVADYPRLFELGRRLLAAGVLPPEILAAVGLGGTGELLWGEPLPVEGIDDLRAAWLAPASQREAVA
- a CDS encoding M50 family metallopeptidase, producing the protein MTIVLTVVFALLFFALIMASIALHEVGHLVPAKIFGVKVTQYFVGFGRTLWSRRRGETEYGFKAVPLGGYVRLVGMYPPARASAKPGWLTRLADDARAVEYEEITPADDGRLMYQKKTWQKVVIMLGGPAMNLLLAFLIFLGINLFHGTWQATTTVAAVSDCVISAEREDRTCTDADPVTPASEAGIEVGDTIVEFNGTAIGSWDEMSELIRANGDGPASIVVERDGERVTLPTVNTELNHVADTLDPSRYVEAGFLGVSPGSELVHGGPVATARQMWTLTRQSVVALASFPVRVWNVAADLVTGQPRDENSPLSIVGASRIAGEIGVSDQLGFGDKVATWMSLLGSVNLFVALLNLVPLLPLDGGHIAGAVYEWLKRRAARLLGRPDPGHVDTARGLPLTYLVAGFLLVGGVVLILADIISPISLF
- a CDS encoding ABC transporter permease; this encodes MTSQTISVSGPFTLRRVGSLGLRTRWDAVLAAAVLALTFVAVVAPGLLTSGDPLAADPLAAHQPPSLAHPAGTDIQGRDVLVRIIYGARHSVLIGLGATLVAVLLGVSLGALAGVARGWIDQAVSRLVDVVAAFPEVLLALLMIAFTGRGTLNLILALGVAGLPKYARIIRGNVRLATASGYVEQAATFGVSRTRSLFRHVLPNALGALPVMVTIGFGGAIIGSSSLSFLGLGPQPPTAEWGLMLSESRAYLRQAWWTGVFPGLALTTIVIAATALGRQLQTAYERRNR